One Acidobacteriota bacterium DNA segment encodes these proteins:
- a CDS encoding ZIP family metal transporter, translated as MRIAATLGLSALGSVGGVLVASLFLLVGEKNRSRVLPSLISYAVGTLLGAALLGLLPEALESRTPTAVFASLLVGIFTFFILEKLVLWRHCHDTADCQVHRSTATLVVLGDAFHALVDGAVIAAAVVVSLPLGITTALAIAAHEVPQQVGDVAILLAAGYSRRRALALNLVAGLASVAGAGMMLTFAGATPSLLGYVLGFAAGNFLYVAMADLIPHLHRGMEETSAVRQIVMIAAGIVTIVAL; from the coding sequence ATGCGCATCGCAGCCACCCTCGGCCTGAGCGCGCTTGGAAGCGTCGGCGGCGTGCTCGTCGCCTCGCTGTTTCTGCTCGTCGGAGAAAAGAACCGCTCGCGGGTGCTGCCCTCGCTCATCAGCTACGCGGTGGGGACGCTGCTTGGCGCGGCGCTGCTCGGGCTTCTTCCCGAGGCGCTCGAGAGCCGCACGCCGACTGCCGTCTTCGCAAGCCTGCTCGTCGGCATCTTCACCTTTTTCATTCTCGAGAAGCTGGTGTTGTGGCGTCACTGCCACGACACGGCGGACTGCCAGGTGCACAGGAGCACGGCGACGCTCGTCGTCCTTGGCGACGCGTTCCACGCGCTGGTGGACGGCGCGGTGATCGCCGCGGCCGTCGTCGTATCGCTTCCGCTCGGCATCACGACGGCGCTGGCGATCGCCGCGCACGAGGTGCCGCAGCAGGTGGGAGACGTCGCGATCCTGCTCGCGGCCGGCTATTCGCGCCGGCGGGCGCTCGCGCTGAACCTGGTGGCGGGACTGGCGAGCGTGGCCGGCGCCGGGATGATGCTGACGTTCGCCGGGGCGACGCCGTCGCTTCTCGGCTACGTGCTCGGGTTCGCGGCGGGCAACTTCCTCTACGTGGCGATGGCCGATCTCATCCCGCACCTGCACCGCGGAATGGAAGAGACGAGCGCCGTGCGGCAGATCGTCATGATTGCGGCAGGGATTGTGACGATCGTGGCGCTATAG
- the polA gene encoding DNA polymerase I — protein MPRIYLIDGSSQMYRAFHAPIRTAEGGFLRNAQGRPTNAVYIFVTMLRRLLKEHAPEYIAASFDLPGRTFRDDLVADYKANRAPMPDELAEQIPMVHEACEALGVPILTSERYEADDVIGTLAEKALAAGFEVALVTMDKDFFQLVRPGLSVYNPRDEGTWYDASGVTEKFGVAPEHVVDVLALMGDTIDNIKGVPGIGEKGARDLIVQYGSLERLLEHAAEIPQKRYREALLANAESARQSRELAKIRTDVPVEFRPDDLRYRGASRERCFELFNAMGFRTIVAEYAPTAATIDKSYRIVNTLEGLEALAKRLRAAGRFALRVVPDRPFPMYAGVAGIAFSTAPRTGEYVPVGHQALSDTACVSMKTAMGALARVLEDESVGKVGHDLKFDAIVLARHGVTLRGLETDTMIASYLIDATRSAHRLEDLALEHASYKALSEEDVCGRGAKSVSIASLPPDAALDYAAERADLAAQLAPMLRGLLEKESLDGVYRTLELPLIPVLVDIEQAGIRVDATRLASQAQRVEQELATRSAQIFEVAGGEFNINSPKQLSEILFDKLQLPALKRTGKSKTPSTAVEVLEELALAHELPRMILEWRALMKLKGTYIDALPQLIHPHTGRVHTCFNQAVAATGRLSSSDPNLQNIPIRTELGREIRAAFVADPGHVLISADYSQIELRVLAHLSGDAALVEAFRNGEDIHDRTALKVFGADSGLGRLELRRRAKIINYALLYGKTAFTLAKDIGVPQAAAQAFIDAYFAGFPSVRQFIDATLEEGRRTGVVRTMFGRRRLVPELTSRNGQVRSAAERVAVNLPIQGSAADILKRAMIDVHAAVRGAGLPARMILTVHDELLLETAHGAAEEVAAVVRERMEHAVALNVPLTVDVGIGENWKEAKG, from the coding sequence GTGCCACGCATCTACCTCATTGACGGCAGCTCGCAGATGTACCGCGCGTTCCACGCGCCGATCCGCACTGCGGAGGGAGGCTTCCTCCGCAACGCGCAGGGTCGCCCCACCAACGCGGTGTACATCTTCGTGACGATGCTGCGGAGGCTCCTGAAGGAGCACGCGCCGGAATACATCGCCGCGTCGTTCGACCTGCCGGGGCGCACGTTCCGCGACGACCTGGTCGCGGACTACAAAGCCAATCGCGCCCCCATGCCCGACGAGCTGGCCGAGCAGATCCCGATGGTCCACGAGGCGTGCGAGGCGCTGGGCGTGCCGATCCTCACCTCCGAGCGGTACGAAGCAGACGACGTCATCGGGACGCTGGCGGAGAAGGCGCTCGCGGCGGGGTTCGAGGTGGCGCTCGTCACGATGGACAAAGATTTCTTTCAGCTCGTCCGGCCGGGCCTCAGCGTGTACAACCCGCGCGACGAAGGCACGTGGTACGACGCGTCGGGCGTGACGGAGAAGTTCGGCGTCGCGCCGGAGCACGTGGTGGACGTGCTCGCGCTGATGGGAGACACGATCGACAACATCAAGGGGGTGCCCGGGATCGGCGAGAAGGGGGCCCGCGATCTCATCGTGCAGTACGGTTCGCTCGAGCGCCTGCTCGAGCACGCGGCGGAGATCCCGCAGAAACGCTATCGGGAGGCGCTGCTCGCCAACGCCGAATCGGCGCGGCAGAGCAGGGAGCTGGCGAAGATCCGCACCGATGTGCCGGTGGAGTTCCGCCCGGACGACCTGCGGTACCGCGGCGCGTCGCGCGAGCGCTGCTTCGAGCTGTTCAACGCGATGGGTTTCCGCACGATCGTCGCCGAGTACGCGCCGACGGCCGCCACGATCGACAAGAGCTACCGCATCGTGAACACGCTGGAGGGGCTGGAGGCTCTCGCGAAGCGGCTGCGCGCCGCCGGGCGGTTCGCGCTGCGCGTGGTACCGGACAGGCCGTTCCCGATGTACGCCGGCGTCGCGGGCATTGCCTTCTCGACCGCGCCTCGGACCGGCGAGTACGTTCCGGTCGGGCACCAGGCGCTCTCGGACACCGCGTGCGTCTCGATGAAGACGGCCATGGGCGCGCTCGCCCGGGTGCTCGAGGACGAGAGCGTCGGCAAGGTGGGACACGACCTCAAGTTCGACGCGATCGTGCTCGCGCGCCACGGCGTCACGCTGCGGGGACTCGAGACCGACACGATGATCGCCAGCTACCTGATCGACGCGACGCGGTCGGCGCACCGCCTGGAGGACCTCGCGCTCGAGCACGCGAGCTACAAGGCGCTTTCCGAGGAAGACGTGTGCGGGAGGGGCGCGAAGTCCGTGTCGATCGCCTCGCTGCCGCCGGACGCGGCGCTCGACTACGCCGCGGAGCGCGCGGACCTGGCCGCGCAGCTCGCGCCGATGCTGCGCGGGCTGCTGGAGAAGGAATCGCTGGACGGGGTCTACAGGACCCTGGAGCTGCCGCTCATTCCCGTGCTCGTGGACATCGAGCAGGCGGGCATCCGCGTGGACGCGACGCGCCTGGCGTCGCAGGCGCAGCGGGTGGAGCAGGAGCTGGCGACGCGCAGCGCGCAGATCTTCGAGGTCGCGGGCGGCGAATTCAACATCAACTCGCCCAAGCAGCTCTCGGAAATCCTGTTCGACAAGCTGCAGCTGCCCGCGCTGAAGCGCACCGGGAAGTCGAAGACGCCCTCAACGGCGGTGGAAGTGCTCGAGGAGCTGGCGCTGGCGCACGAGCTGCCGCGCATGATCCTCGAGTGGCGCGCGCTGATGAAGCTGAAAGGCACCTACATCGACGCGCTCCCGCAGCTCATCCACCCGCACACCGGTCGCGTGCACACCTGCTTCAACCAGGCGGTGGCCGCCACGGGGCGGTTGAGCAGCAGCGATCCGAACCTGCAGAACATCCCGATCCGGACCGAGCTGGGGCGCGAGATCCGCGCGGCGTTCGTGGCCGACCCGGGGCACGTGCTCATCAGCGCCGACTACTCGCAGATCGAGCTGCGCGTGCTGGCGCACCTTTCCGGTGACGCGGCGCTGGTCGAAGCGTTCCGCAACGGCGAGGACATCCACGACCGGACGGCGCTCAAGGTGTTCGGCGCCGACAGCGGGCTCGGCAGGCTCGAGCTGCGGCGGCGCGCGAAGATCATCAACTACGCGCTGCTCTACGGGAAGACCGCGTTCACGCTGGCGAAAGACATCGGCGTGCCCCAGGCGGCGGCGCAGGCGTTCATCGACGCGTACTTCGCGGGCTTTCCGTCGGTGCGGCAGTTCATCGACGCCACGCTCGAGGAGGGGCGCCGGACGGGCGTTGTCCGCACCATGTTCGGAAGGCGCCGGCTGGTCCCGGAGCTGACGTCGCGCAACGGGCAGGTCCGGTCGGCGGCCGAGCGCGTCGCCGTGAACCTGCCGATCCAGGGCAGCGCGGCCGACATCCTGAAGCGCGCGATGATCGACGTTCACGCCGCCGTGCGCGGCGCCGGCCTGCCGGCGCGCATGATCCTCACCGTGCACGACGAGCTGCTCTTGGAGACCGCACACGGGGCCGCAGAAGAGGTCGCCGCCGTCGTCCGCGAGCGCATGGAGCACGCGGTGGCGCTCAACGTGCCGCTGACGGTGGATGTGGGAATCGGGGAGAACTGGAAGGAAGCGAAAGGCTAG
- the pcnB gene encoding polynucleotide adenylyltransferase PcnB: MVDPLIVPRSEHTISRRAIDADALKVLYRLKQHNHLAYLVGGSVRDLLLDRHPKDYDVGTSAHPYEVKRLFRNCWIIGRRFRLAHVRFGPNKVIEVATFRRKAEPGEMPMPDATAAPAADHRLVHRDNTFGTPEEDAFRRDFTVNALFYDIETFSIIDYVGGMADLRNRVLRSIGDPNERFLEDPVRMLRAVVLAERLDFSIDPASLDAVARHGAEITKASPARMLEEYYKILRSGASERIFRRLADVDLLRHISPELVDPPDEVWQSLEELDEYRARFTSAPDTLTNPILIGSLLAPLGMMSRRPRRRHEEPEGETPRARPPKPPRLSLGMLPIARGDVEHLRHILALQSRLAEQPPSPRAQRSLMHRSTFADAMTWMDIHGQYPEAVQHWRGVREAAGDEIVPEQRHRRRRRRRRRRGPRPGVVPEWGSGFRVQGSGFSTRFQGT; the protein is encoded by the coding sequence ATGGTCGATCCGCTCATCGTGCCGCGCTCCGAGCACACGATCTCGAGACGCGCCATCGATGCGGACGCGCTCAAGGTTCTCTACCGGCTCAAACAGCACAACCATCTCGCGTATCTGGTGGGCGGCAGCGTCCGCGACCTGCTCCTCGACCGGCACCCCAAAGACTACGACGTCGGCACCTCCGCGCACCCGTACGAGGTCAAGCGGCTGTTCCGGAACTGCTGGATCATCGGCCGCCGTTTCCGCCTGGCGCACGTCCGGTTCGGCCCGAACAAGGTGATCGAGGTCGCGACCTTCCGCAGGAAGGCGGAGCCGGGGGAGATGCCGATGCCGGATGCGACGGCCGCCCCCGCAGCCGATCACCGGCTGGTCCACCGCGACAACACGTTCGGAACGCCCGAGGAAGACGCGTTCCGCCGCGACTTCACCGTCAACGCTCTCTTCTATGACATCGAGACGTTCTCGATCATCGATTACGTCGGCGGGATGGCGGACCTGCGGAACCGCGTGCTCAGGAGCATCGGCGATCCGAACGAGCGCTTCCTCGAGGACCCCGTGCGCATGCTGCGCGCCGTTGTGCTCGCCGAGCGGCTGGATTTTTCGATCGACCCCGCGAGCCTCGATGCCGTCGCGAGACACGGCGCCGAGATCACCAAGGCGTCGCCGGCGCGCATGCTCGAGGAGTACTACAAGATCCTGCGCTCAGGCGCGTCGGAACGCATCTTCCGCCGGCTGGCGGACGTGGACCTGCTGCGCCACATCAGCCCCGAGCTGGTCGATCCGCCCGACGAGGTGTGGCAGTCCCTGGAGGAGCTGGACGAGTACCGCGCGCGTTTCACCTCCGCCCCCGACACGCTCACGAACCCGATTCTGATCGGGTCGCTGCTCGCGCCGCTCGGGATGATGTCCCGCCGGCCGCGCCGCCGGCACGAGGAGCCGGAAGGGGAGACCCCTCGCGCCCGGCCGCCGAAGCCGCCGCGCCTCTCGCTCGGCATGCTGCCGATCGCGCGCGGCGACGTCGAGCATCTCCGGCACATCCTGGCGCTGCAGTCGCGGCTCGCCGAGCAGCCCCCCTCGCCGCGCGCGCAGCGGTCGCTCATGCACCGGTCGACGTTCGCCGACGCGATGACCTGGATGGACATTCACGGCCAGTATCCCGAGGCCGTGCAGCACTGGCGCGGTGTCCGCGAAGCGGCCGGCGACGAGATCGTCCCCGAACAGCGCCACCGCCGGCGACGTCGCCGCAGGCGGCGACGCGGGCCGAGGCCGGGGGTGGTGCCGGAGTGGGGTTCAGGGTTCAGGGTTCAGGGTTCAGGGTTCTCGACGCGATTTCAGGGGACATAG
- a CDS encoding TonB-dependent receptor — MNPALVALLAAFAAQPVSPTQLRGVIVDVTGTSVAGASVSSDGRSVATDARGAFSLDAGGPEATLTVRAQGYADYAARVRAPAVLRIVLQPAGIAESLTVTAARSQERLAATATATAVLPASILLTSAALTADDALRSVPGFSLFRRSSSRVANPTTQGASLRGLAASGASRALVLADGVPMNDPFGGWIYWNRVPQAAIDRIEVVRGGSAELYGHESIAGTIQVLTVDPAAGTLRAGVEAGQGGMARGTVYGGIRVAAWSAFAAGERFVLDGFPVVAPDDRGPVDIDAGVKYSSALASIERRAERWSLAVRAGALDEDRSNGTPLQRNDTNLRSVSARARGTGTAGAWAVAASGGTVDYDQSFSAVRAGRAAEMLTARQRVASAHQSASVQWTSAWNRHWLTAGGDLARVVATPHGEPEVSQRDYAAYAQISTRPSPRLTIAAGARAGAWSTGPAGVERRQRVYVMPRVSAAWSAGEHVSVHASWTRPGRTPTLNELYRDFQVGNTTTFANGRLTPERAGAFEGGVLLRAPRGSARLVGFWTKLGDAITNVTLDVAAGRISRERQNAGHIRARGLELEGEWRPSGWTALAASAALLDSRFTGGVEPGLTGRRVPQVPRWVAAASLRLTPGRAVATLDVRSTGAQFDDDRNQFVLRRATVADLYAGVALRRIQPFVAVENVFDAEVDVGRTPVRTIGTPRTARAGVRFYVP; from the coding sequence ATGAACCCCGCGCTCGTCGCCTTGCTGGCCGCATTCGCGGCGCAGCCGGTTTCTCCAACCCAGCTTCGCGGAGTCATCGTCGACGTGACCGGCACCTCTGTCGCGGGGGCCAGCGTCTCGTCCGACGGACGCAGCGTCGCCACCGACGCGCGTGGCGCGTTCAGCCTGGACGCCGGCGGACCCGAAGCCACGCTCACGGTGCGCGCGCAGGGCTATGCCGACTACGCGGCGCGCGTTCGCGCGCCCGCCGTCCTGCGCATCGTGCTGCAACCGGCCGGCATCGCCGAATCGCTCACCGTCACAGCGGCGCGATCGCAGGAGCGGCTCGCGGCGACCGCGACGGCGACTGCCGTCCTTCCCGCCAGCATCCTGCTGACCTCTGCCGCGCTCACCGCCGATGACGCGCTGCGCAGCGTGCCCGGGTTTTCCCTGTTCCGCCGCTCCTCTTCGCGCGTGGCAAACCCGACGACGCAGGGCGCGAGCTTGCGCGGGCTCGCGGCCTCCGGCGCCAGCCGCGCGCTCGTGCTGGCCGACGGTGTGCCGATGAACGATCCGTTCGGCGGATGGATCTACTGGAACCGCGTGCCGCAGGCGGCGATCGATCGCATCGAGGTGGTACGGGGCGGGAGCGCCGAGCTGTACGGCCATGAGTCGATCGCGGGAACGATCCAGGTCCTCACTGTGGATCCGGCGGCCGGCACGCTGCGGGCAGGTGTCGAGGCGGGACAGGGCGGGATGGCACGGGGCACCGTCTATGGCGGAATCCGTGTCGCGGCGTGGAGCGCGTTTGCAGCCGGCGAGCGATTCGTGCTCGATGGATTTCCCGTCGTGGCGCCCGATGACCGCGGCCCGGTGGACATCGATGCCGGCGTGAAATACTCGAGCGCCCTCGCCTCGATCGAGCGCCGGGCGGAGCGGTGGTCGCTCGCCGTGCGCGCCGGCGCGCTGGACGAGGACCGCTCGAACGGCACGCCCCTTCAGCGCAACGACACGAACCTTCGGAGCGTCTCGGCGCGCGCGCGCGGGACGGGCACTGCCGGCGCGTGGGCCGTCGCGGCCTCCGGCGGCACCGTGGACTACGACCAGTCGTTCAGCGCCGTACGCGCCGGCCGCGCGGCGGAAATGCTCACGGCGCGGCAGCGCGTCGCGAGTGCGCACCAGTCCGCGTCTGTCCAATGGACCTCCGCCTGGAACCGCCACTGGCTGACGGCGGGAGGCGACCTGGCGCGCGTGGTCGCGACGCCGCACGGCGAGCCCGAAGTGTCGCAGCGCGACTACGCGGCGTACGCGCAGATATCCACCCGCCCTTCGCCCCGGCTGACGATCGCGGCGGGTGCCCGTGCGGGCGCGTGGTCCACGGGGCCGGCGGGAGTCGAGCGCCGCCAGCGGGTCTATGTCATGCCGCGCGTATCGGCGGCATGGTCGGCCGGCGAGCACGTCTCGGTGCATGCCTCGTGGACGCGGCCGGGGCGCACGCCGACGTTGAACGAGCTCTATCGCGACTTCCAGGTCGGCAACACGACCACCTTCGCGAACGGCCGGCTGACACCCGAGCGGGCGGGTGCGTTCGAGGGGGGAGTGCTGCTGCGCGCGCCTCGCGGATCGGCGCGGCTCGTGGGCTTCTGGACCAAGTTGGGCGATGCGATCACGAACGTGACGCTTGACGTCGCGGCCGGGCGCATCAGTCGCGAGCGCCAGAACGCCGGTCATATCCGCGCGCGCGGTCTTGAGCTCGAGGGCGAGTGGCGGCCATCGGGCTGGACCGCCCTCGCCGCCAGCGCGGCGTTGCTCGACTCGCGGTTCACCGGCGGCGTCGAGCCCGGTCTCACGGGGCGTCGCGTCCCGCAGGTGCCGCGCTGGGTCGCGGCCGCGTCGTTGCGGCTGACGCCGGGACGCGCCGTTGCCACCCTTGACGTGCGCTCCACGGGCGCGCAGTTCGACGATGATCGCAACCAGTTCGTGCTGAGGCGCGCGACCGTCGCCGATCTGTATGCGGGAGTCGCGCTGCGGCGGATCCAGCCGTTCGTGGCCGTGGAGAACGTGTTCGATGCGGAGGTCGACGTCGGCCGGACGCCGGTCAGGACGATCGGCACCCCGCGGACCGCGCGCGCCGGCGTGCGGTTCTATGTCCCCTGA
- a CDS encoding fatty acid desaturase, whose product MVTQIAVYSTTIYLHRTVTHRAVVLHPLAAWVFRLCIWLTTGIVPREWVAVHRKHHAFTDEEGDPHSPKIEGFWKVQLGNIYYYLRELRDPELVPKYARDMPPDRWDRALFDHGTLGLVIGIATLGFTIGWGWGLFAAALHGIMYIFVLSSSINGLCHYAGYRNFANTATNIRFIAWLTGGEGLHNNHHGYPRSPKFSFRRGEIDPAWPVIKALTLMRLAHPYKTIEQAHAQATAQG is encoded by the coding sequence GTGGTCACCCAGATCGCGGTGTACAGCACCACAATTTACCTGCACCGTACGGTCACGCACCGCGCGGTGGTGCTCCATCCGCTCGCCGCGTGGGTGTTCCGCCTGTGCATCTGGCTGACCACCGGCATCGTGCCGCGTGAATGGGTGGCCGTGCACCGGAAGCACCACGCGTTTACCGACGAGGAAGGCGATCCGCACAGCCCCAAGATCGAGGGCTTCTGGAAGGTCCAGCTGGGCAACATCTATTACTACCTGCGCGAGCTGAGGGACCCCGAGCTCGTGCCCAAGTACGCCCGCGATATGCCGCCGGACCGTTGGGATCGGGCGCTGTTCGACCACGGCACGCTCGGGCTGGTCATCGGCATCGCGACGCTCGGCTTCACGATCGGCTGGGGCTGGGGGCTTTTCGCGGCGGCGCTGCACGGGATCATGTACATCTTCGTGCTCTCCTCCTCGATCAACGGCCTCTGCCACTACGCCGGCTATCGCAACTTCGCGAATACGGCGACCAACATCCGATTCATCGCGTGGCTGACCGGCGGCGAGGGTCTGCACAACAACCATCACGGATATCCGCGCAGCCCGAAGTTCAGCTTCCGCCGCGGCGAGATCGATCCGGCGTGGCCCGTCATCAAGGCGCTGACGCTGATGCGCCTCGCGCACCCGTACAAGACGATCGAACAGGCGCACGCCCAGGCTACCGCTCAAGGCTAG
- the serC gene encoding 3-phosphoserine/phosphohydroxythreonine transaminase: protein MATTTTRIFNFAAGPAVLPLPVLEEAQRDLIALPGVGMSVLEISHRSKTFDEIVQSCEKDIRTLASIPDNYHVLFLQGGASLQFSMVPMNLLPPGGSADYIVTGAWSQKAVKEARRVGAVNIAATTEAENFTRIPRQDEIALSKGAAYVHYTSNNTIFGTQWRYTPDLGDAPVVCDTSSDMFSRPIDIAGHALVYAGAQKNLGPSGVTLVIIRDDLVKRSPATLPTMLNYGVHAENRSLYNTPNTFGIYLMRLIMKWLLGQGGLAAIEKVNERKAAKLYAEIDRTGFYRGHAQKDSRSRMNITFRLPNEELEKKFAKEATAAGLDGLKGHRSVGGIRASVYNAFAEAGIDALVAFMQEFERQNG from the coding sequence ATGGCCACGACCACCACCCGCATCTTCAACTTCGCGGCGGGCCCCGCCGTCCTGCCCCTGCCGGTGCTCGAAGAGGCGCAGCGCGATCTGATCGCGCTGCCCGGCGTCGGCATGTCCGTCCTCGAAATCAGCCATCGCTCGAAGACGTTCGACGAGATCGTCCAGTCGTGCGAGAAGGACATCCGCACGCTGGCCTCGATCCCGGACAACTACCACGTCCTGTTCCTCCAGGGGGGCGCGAGCCTGCAGTTCTCGATGGTGCCGATGAACCTGCTGCCTCCCGGCGGCAGCGCCGACTACATCGTCACCGGGGCGTGGTCGCAGAAGGCGGTGAAGGAAGCCAGGCGCGTGGGCGCCGTCAACATCGCCGCGACGACCGAGGCGGAGAACTTCACGCGCATCCCCCGGCAGGACGAGATCGCGCTGTCGAAGGGCGCGGCGTACGTGCACTACACGTCGAACAACACGATCTTCGGCACCCAGTGGCGGTACACGCCGGACCTTGGCGACGCGCCCGTCGTGTGCGACACCTCGTCGGACATGTTCAGCCGTCCGATTGACATCGCCGGGCACGCGCTCGTCTACGCCGGCGCGCAGAAGAACCTCGGTCCCTCTGGCGTGACGCTCGTGATCATCCGCGACGACCTCGTCAAGCGCTCCCCAGCCACGCTGCCGACGATGCTCAACTACGGCGTGCATGCGGAGAACAGGTCGCTGTACAACACGCCCAACACGTTCGGGATCTACCTGATGCGGCTGATCATGAAGTGGCTGCTCGGCCAGGGAGGGCTCGCGGCGATCGAGAAGGTGAACGAGCGAAAGGCCGCGAAGCTGTACGCGGAAATCGATCGCACGGGTTTCTACCGCGGACATGCGCAGAAAGACAGCCGCTCGCGCATGAACATCACGTTCAGGCTGCCGAACGAGGAGCTCGAAAAGAAGTTCGCGAAGGAGGCCACGGCGGCCGGGCTGGACGGCTTGAAAGGCCACCGCTCGGTGGGCGGGATCCGCGCGTCTGTCTACAACGCGTTCGCCGAAGCCGGGATCGACGCGCTCGTCGCGTTCATGCAGGAGTTCGAGCGACAGAACGGGTAA